aatatgagTAGTAACCCCCCTATATATTTAGATacaaaaaaactaaaaaatggagaaaaaataaattgctTTGCAAATAcagataaatatttatttataggTTATGATAATGTTATTGCCTGCTATAATTATCGTTATATTAACGATAGCAAAAATGCAAAAGATAATCATATAAAGAATGAATTACTAATAAAAggtaaaaatgatataaaaaatgtttcaTCGGCAAATGGTGAGAATAATAACACtgattataataaaagttaTGACTATAATAACCactcatataaatataatttgaacaattataatatatcaaATGAAAGCATAGCTACTACTACTGCTACTGCCAATAATAACGATAAAAGcgaacataaaaaatatataacaaaattaGTTATTGACAATAATATTTCGGCACAGTATATCCCACCTTTAGTTTATGATAATAATGTCTTATCTTtatgtattaataaaaataaaaaagttttatatgCAGGTTATGAAGATGCTATTATCATATGGTCTATAACTAGCGGTTTAATCATTTCTTCCTTTCATGGTCATACAAATGGTGtccattttttaaaatttttgaacgattcagaatttttattatcaggTGGAAATGGaggaaatttaaaaatatggaaaagtgatatagataattttaaaatatggaAACCTAAGagaaattacaaaaaaaatgactTAAAGTTAACCAATAAAGATGGgtataaatataatgttACTGATCaggataattttaattttaatgaaagtGATAATAGTTATCATGGGTATAAAAGCAGTGCAAATAGTGAAACTATATCTCTGGACAATATATTAGATCAAActgacaaaaaaaataattgcgAAATTTTCGATACCTctaattataagaaaaatctaattaataataatgaatcaATTAATGTAAGCAGTTTAAATTCaagatataatattttttatgataaaaatcAAGATACACCAAATTATCTTACATCAGATATGAGTAATTTAGATGTCTGcgttattaataataaaaatgatataaaaaaaagtaataattgcgattataatttaaatgataattatgataaaaaaggCAATTTTGATGGAAATATGTACTATGGTTATGATTCAAATCAGAACATTTCCTGTGAAAGTATATCAAATAGGAATGTAGAATGCGATTATAAAACGAATTTGAATATAGATAATTTTAACAATATTCACCAAAATAATTACgacaataatattaataaaaattttatatataaagaaaatatttttcgaGATATCGTTTATAAAACAGAACCTCATTACATGAATCGTAATTATGCACCTATTGAAGAGTcatgtaataataaaaatacagaTAAGATAGATTATATTAACATTAatgatattaatgaaaatgataattctaataatttaaaaaagaatattgtTTGTATTAGTGATGAAGATGATGATTTGGTTTCAGCttttacttaatttttttttttttttttttttttggttaaggactttatttatatgtaatTTATCAATAATCAAAGATAgtttttttccttatttatttttacttttttttttttttttaataaagattaatttaaaaaaaataacaaaagaaaaaattaaaaagaaaatatgtttataaattttaataagatATAAGTATTTATTACtactattataaaaatggtTAAATTGTTGAATTaagttaaaaaagaaaaaaaaaaaaatttaattaaaaaatatagacaAAAGAATACTGAAagaatttttacaaaaaaaaagaattttaaaataaagatgtatacataaaaattttgtaaaaaaactATCTTTAAAACAAAGATtcttacaaaaaaaaaaaaaaaggtacaaaaaaaattattgtaatTAGTATGTACAAAAAAAGTATCGGAAAGAAGACTTTAatgctttatttttattatagcatacagaaaaataaaacaagaaagagaaagaaaaaaaaaaaaaaaaaaaatataatttttgaatttaaaacgtaaatatatattttagaaaaattaaaataattttaagaaaatactTGAgagtaaataaataaatatatgtatatatattaccaagaaaaaaataaaattttgtaaaaataatataatttttatctgCAAGTTCATATAGCACTTAGAAAATTATTCATCTAAATAAATCACTTTCTAAAATTTCGGATACATTACTATATTGTTGTTCTATATCAAGTGTTAAtgtcttttttaatatttcaattaagtgtatatttttaacatttatttttacttgagtaaaatcaatttttatattttccattttttctatttcttttaattcattatctAACAAGTAACTATTTTtgcaaaaataaatattattatttattaaatgtatATCCATtagtttaataaaataagaggAGTTTAAATTATGAAACAAGAAAGAGAATGGTATAAcaacattttcattttttttaattatatcattttcccatttatttattgtatTATCATCAAAACAGTAaggaaaatttttaaaaagtattaaaaaaatagtaactCCTATGCTATATATGTCTGTTTTTTCACTATAAATTCCTTTTAAACAGTAAGGAGACATATATTCTTTTGTTCCAATAATtaaatcattatatataattttttcttcttcatttatatatgttttctTAGTATTATCTGTGTAAAtagataatttattttctattaaattcATATATTCGCAATTTAAGGatgtttcattatttttttttatatttatagaattatttatatgtggaatatatttcattaagttatttttttcttca
The Plasmodium relictum strain SGS1 genome assembly, chromosome: 1 DNA segment above includes these coding regions:
- a CDS encoding phosphoinositide-binding protein, putative — translated: MDLEEIDIGINRVDIKDEKIYYVILVKYKDLKYETNKRYSEFEELHCELLHFGFSALPNLPKKKLLSYKNSDYINYRKRVLNSYIQNLFIRPDVRCCAIFLNFLMFYDKINLSIEVVKTKLLNSIGSQKFSLCDLYINEKYNFIICIYEDKSNLSRLGKLWSIIEPDIVGEIKIFSYNNDLTSMFVEKYKEQTIYKARNIICVEKKNEVIISGDDGKIHIYKIDTELLTLTYIKSIPCHNDSILKMMQLNDNFFCTCGYDNAFRLYYLDNYKIISGGRCNKRLDKDKITTCHLLEYNNIVIGTDCSLFFIYNMSSNPPIYLDTKKLKNGEKINCFANTDKYLFIGYDNVIACYNYRYINDSKNAKDNHIKNELLIKGKNDIKNVSSANGENNNTDYNKSYDYNNHSYKYNLNNYNISNESIATTTATANNNDKSEHKKYITKLVIDNNISAQYIPPLVYDNNVLSLCINKNKKVLYAGYEDAIIIWSITSGLIISSFHGHTNGVHFLKFLNDSEFLLSGGNGGNLKIWKSDIDNFKIWKPKRNYKKNDLKLTNKDGYKYNVTDQDNFNFNESDNSYHGYKSSANSETISLDNILDQTDKKNNCEIFDTSNYKKNLINNNESINVSSLNSRYNIFYDKNQDTPNYLTSDMSNLDVCVINNKNDIKKSNNCDYNLNDNYDKKGNFDGNMYYGYDSNQNISCESISNRNVECDYKTNLNIDNFNNIHQNNYDNNINKNFIYKENIFRDIVYKTEPHYMNRNYAPIEESCNNKNTDKIDYININDINENDNSNNLKKNIVCISDEDDDLVSAFT